Proteins from a genomic interval of Rosa chinensis cultivar Old Blush chromosome 2, RchiOBHm-V2, whole genome shotgun sequence:
- the LOC112184369 gene encoding alpha-glucan water dikinase 1, chloroplastic, whose protein sequence is MINSMLNSSGVPHNLWGDCLFAANEILNRVPHKNTNQSPYEVWKERKPSYKKLKVWGCLAKVRIPLPKRTKLEPKTIDCVFIGYAKNSAAYRFLVFKSEISDINVNTIIESDDAEFFEHIFPYKEERISFTNKRARDIKQNSSTSVQQNEQVSSSSAQQKEDDEAIEPRRASKRARVTKDFGPDFLTYITEGEPQTYKEAMTSPESPFWKETINNEMESIMYDNTWQLVDLPPGNFGSLGEIRETGLQLTAPPPLVQELKTKMQSSGMPWPGDEGEQRWEQAWLAIKKVWASKWNERAYFNTRKVKLDHDYLCMAVLVQEIINVDYAFVIHTTNPSSGDSSEIYAEVVKGLGETLVGAYPGRALSFISKKNALDSPQVLGYPSKPVGLFIRRSIIFRSDSNGEDLEGYAGAGLYDR, encoded by the exons ATGATCAATTCCATGTTAAATAGTTCTGGAGTTCCACACAATTTGTGGGGTGATTGTCTATTTGCTGCAAATGAAATATTGAATAGAGTTCCTCACAAGAACACAAATCAGTCACCATATGAAGTTTGGAAAGAGAGAAAACCTTCATATAAAAAGCTGAAAGTGTGGGGTTGTCTTGCTAAAGTTCGAATTCCTCTTCCAAAGAGAACAAAACTTGAACCTAAAACTATAGATTGTGTATTTATTGGATATGCAAAGAATAGTGCAGCTTATCGTTTTCTAGTATTCAAATCTGAAATTAGTGACATAAATGTCAATACAATAATAGAGAGTGATGATGCTGAGTTCTTTGAACATATTTTCCCATACAAGGAAGAAAGAATCAGCTTCACAAACAAAAGAGCACGTGATATTAAGCAAAATTCATCGACAAGTGTTCAACAAAATGAACAAGTCTCATCGTCTAGTGCTCAACaaaaagaagatgatgaagcaaTTGAACCTAGAAGAGCAAGTAAGAGGGCAAGAGTTACTAAAGACTTTGGACCTGATTTCCTTACTTATATCACCGAAGGAGAACCACAAACTTATAAGGAAGCAATGACATCTCCGGAATCTCCTTTTTGGAAGGAAACAATTAATAATGAGATGGAATCCATTATGTATGATAATACATGGCAATTGGTAGACTTACCTCCTGGAA ATTTTGGTTCACTTGGGGAGATTCGAGAGACAGGTTTACAGTTGACAGCACCACCTCCGTTG GTGCAAGAGCTGAAGACTAAGATGCAAAGTTCAGGAATGCCTTGGCCTGGTGATGAGGGTGAACAACGATGGGAACAAGCATGGTTGGCTATAAAAAAG GTCTGGGCTTCAAAGTGGAATGAGAGAGCATACTTCAACACAAGAAAAGTGAAATTAGACCATGATTATCTTTGCATGGCTGTCCTTGTTCAAGAAATAATAAATGTCGACTATGCATTCGTTATTCACACAACTAACCCATCTTCAGGAGACTCGTCGGAGATATATGCCGAG GTTGTCAAAGGTCTTGGAGAAACCTTAGTTGGAGCTTATCCTGGACGTGCCTTAAGTTTTATTAGCAAGAAAAATGCTCTGGACTCTCCTCAG GTGTTAGGTTACCCTAGCAAACCGGTTGGCCTCTTTATCAGACGGTCCATAATCTTCCGATCCGATTCCAATGGTGAAGATCTTGAAGGTTATGCCGGTGCAGGCCTTTATGACAGGTGA
- the LOC112184869 gene encoding heavy metal-associated isoprenylated plant protein 28 isoform X1, which translates to MTTIEMRVHMDCPGCESKVRSTLQKLKGIDNVEIDMALQKVTVTGWADQKKVLKTVRKTGRRAELWQFPFNNSNSDNSDVYNQSQCNGPINNYAPQPSSSYNYYKHGYDSGPSSNYGYSQNPAHSSVYGYQPTTAFSDENPNACSVM; encoded by the exons ATGACG ACGATAGAGATGAGAGTGCATATGGACTGCCCCGGATGCGAGAGCAAGGTTAGAAGTACACTTCAGAAGCTAAAAG GTATCGACAATGTTGAGATAGACATGGCTCTGCAGAAGGTCACAGTGACCGGGTGGGCAGACCAAAAGAAAGTTCTCAAGACGGTTCGAAAAACTGGTCGAAGAGCGGAGCTCTGGCAATTCCCCTTTAATAATTCAAATTCAGACAACAGCGATGTATACAATCAGAGTCAGTGTAATGGTCCGATTAATAACTATGCTCCCCAGCCTTCCTCATCTTACAACTACTACAAGCACGGATATGACAGTGGTCCTTCTTCTAACTATGGCTATTCTCAGAACCCTGCACATTCCTCCGTTTACGGGTATCAACCTACGACGGCCTTCAGTGACGAAAACCCTAATGCTTGTTCTGTAATGTGA
- the LOC112184869 gene encoding heavy metal-associated isoprenylated plant protein 28 isoform X2, whose product MQTIEMRVHMDCPGCESKVRSTLQKLKGIDNVEIDMALQKVTVTGWADQKKVLKTVRKTGRRAELWQFPFNNSNSDNSDVYNQSQCNGPINNYAPQPSSSYNYYKHGYDSGPSSNYGYSQNPAHSSVYGYQPTTAFSDENPNACSVM is encoded by the exons ATGCAGACGATAGAGATGAGAGTGCATATGGACTGCCCCGGATGCGAGAGCAAGGTTAGAAGTACACTTCAGAAGCTAAAAG GTATCGACAATGTTGAGATAGACATGGCTCTGCAGAAGGTCACAGTGACCGGGTGGGCAGACCAAAAGAAAGTTCTCAAGACGGTTCGAAAAACTGGTCGAAGAGCGGAGCTCTGGCAATTCCCCTTTAATAATTCAAATTCAGACAACAGCGATGTATACAATCAGAGTCAGTGTAATGGTCCGATTAATAACTATGCTCCCCAGCCTTCCTCATCTTACAACTACTACAAGCACGGATATGACAGTGGTCCTTCTTCTAACTATGGCTATTCTCAGAACCCTGCACATTCCTCCGTTTACGGGTATCAACCTACGACGGCCTTCAGTGACGAAAACCCTAATGCTTGTTCTGTAATGTGA